The following are from one region of the Gammaproteobacteria bacterium genome:
- a CDS encoding PAS domain-containing protein codes for MDFIVEKDPGLIPQVLSKILDSCVNGVTLADPDQEDMPLVYVNKAFEEITGYTLAETVGKNCRFLQGNEHDQAGVKQLHDAIKSKKPVEVVLRNFRKNGELFYNHLLVSPLFDSHGNVLYFLGVQFDITPQIRAEEEIKALKEQLAALKS; via the coding sequence ATGGATTTTATCGTTGAGAAAGACCCCGGATTAATTCCACAAGTATTGTCCAAGATTCTTGATTCATGCGTGAATGGTGTAACGCTGGCTGATCCCGATCAAGAGGATATGCCTTTGGTTTATGTCAATAAGGCGTTTGAGGAAATAACCGGGTATACATTGGCGGAAACGGTGGGTAAGAATTGCCGTTTTTTACAAGGAAATGAACATGACCAAGCCGGTGTTAAGCAATTACATGATGCAATCAAGAGCAAGAAACCGGTTGAGGTGGTTTTGAGAAACTTCCGTAAAAACGGTGAATTGTTTTATAACCACTTACTCGTTTCGCCGCTCTTCGATTCGCATGGAAATGTGCTGTATTTCCTGGGAGTGCAATTTGACATTACACCGCAGATCCGGGCGGAGGAGGAGATTAAAGCATTGAAAGAGCAGCTGGCCGCACTTAAGAGCTGA
- a CDS encoding polyketide cyclase produces MLGLFKDNPVIGKASAIIQSPSDKIFNFIGTDLLINYPRWSPEVKELEKLTDGSVKLGTVCRQVRIDQGNRSESTFKVKIFEVGSRICFEGVSNPYRCDYVIEAINVSDSRLTFVFELLSLDLHVRPFEKLVCIAVQDGTERAVRNIKKLIEADRVDSK; encoded by the coding sequence ATGCTTGGTTTGTTCAAAGATAACCCTGTAATTGGCAAGGCCAGTGCGATCATTCAAAGCCCCAGTGACAAGATTTTCAACTTTATCGGCACCGATTTGCTGATCAACTACCCGCGCTGGTCGCCTGAAGTCAAGGAATTGGAGAAACTCACCGACGGCTCGGTAAAACTCGGAACGGTCTGCCGCCAGGTCCGTATCGATCAGGGAAATCGCTCGGAATCGACGTTTAAGGTAAAAATTTTTGAGGTGGGTTCGCGCATTTGTTTTGAAGGGGTTTCCAATCCGTACCGCTGTGACTATGTGATTGAAGCAATCAATGTTTCCGATAGCCGACTGACGTTTGTTTTTGAACTGTTGAGCCTGGACTTGCATGTACGGCCGTTCGAGAAGCTCGTGTGCATCGCGGTGCAAGATGGTACCGAGAGAGCGGTGAGAAATATCAAGAAACTGATTGAAGCGGATCGGGTTGATTCCAAATAA
- a CDS encoding FAD-dependent oxidoreductase, with translation MAFLPFNIARQKRLRVVIVGGGYAGLAALTNLLQFAPDTDVTLVDPKTQHLKITHLHETFRYPLTDLLVPFTDIASRYGCRHMMASLRFDPDMLQACQAERRLVINGEALDFDYLIIATGCESQEASHGDGGNVLRLHDFIVTGGAELLTAFLHRSDAPQPVISVVGGGATGIQFLFEIRQFLDRIKRKADLRLIHAGEHVLEQFPAGFAQYVESRMRDMNIAFYPDTYYREQRADKIVLAEKITGKQFELPSDLSLLFLGKKQQNMFTANAFGQVLVDQKPLSNIFVAGDCSYYQSLGSNTLTAQSAVRKGKLVARNVLRHAGFPGLLEPYLHHELGYMVSLGASDAVGWLVAESNLITGLSALTIKEVVETQYDLFLAGIDTYLV, from the coding sequence GTGGCTTTTTTGCCATTTAATATTGCAAGACAAAAAAGATTGCGAGTGGTCATTGTCGGTGGTGGATACGCCGGGCTTGCCGCGTTAACCAATCTGCTGCAGTTCGCTCCGGATACGGATGTCACGCTGGTGGATCCGAAAACGCAGCACTTGAAAATCACGCATCTGCACGAAACATTCCGTTATCCTCTGACCGATTTGCTGGTTCCTTTTACGGATATAGCAAGCCGCTACGGATGCCGCCACATGATGGCATCACTACGCTTCGATCCGGATATGCTGCAAGCCTGCCAGGCGGAACGGCGCTTGGTTATCAATGGTGAAGCGCTCGATTTTGATTATCTGATCATCGCAACCGGTTGTGAGAGCCAGGAGGCCAGTCACGGCGATGGCGGAAATGTGCTGCGTCTGCATGATTTTATCGTGACCGGCGGCGCGGAGCTGTTAACTGCATTTCTTCATCGGAGTGATGCACCGCAACCGGTGATCTCTGTCGTTGGTGGAGGCGCGACGGGGATACAGTTCTTGTTCGAAATCAGGCAATTTCTCGATCGTATCAAGCGTAAAGCGGATTTACGCCTGATCCATGCGGGAGAACATGTGCTGGAGCAATTTCCCGCAGGCTTTGCACAGTACGTCGAATCCCGCATGCGCGACATGAATATTGCGTTTTATCCGGATACTTATTACCGTGAGCAACGGGCTGATAAAATCGTGCTGGCGGAGAAAATCACCGGAAAGCAATTCGAATTGCCTTCGGATTTGTCGCTGCTGTTTTTAGGTAAGAAACAGCAGAATATGTTTACCGCCAATGCCTTCGGACAAGTATTGGTCGACCAGAAACCGTTGTCCAATATTTTTGTGGCCGGTGATTGTTCCTATTATCAATCGCTGGGATCGAATACATTAACCGCGCAATCCGCTGTCCGGAAAGGTAAGTTGGTGGCGCGCAATGTTTTGCGCCACGCAGGATTTCCCGGATTGCTCGAGCCTTATCTGCATCATGAATTGGGTTATATGGTGAGTCTTGGCGCATCGGATGCAGTAGGCTGGCTGGTTGCCGAAAGCAATTTGATTACCGGTCTATCGGCTTTGACGATTAAAGAAGTCGTTGAAACGCAATATGACTTATTTTTGGCAGGAATCGACACCTACTTGGTTTAG
- the gluQRS gene encoding tRNA glutamyl-Q(34) synthetase GluQRS produces the protein MQNAQLIGSDYRGRFAPSPTGPLHFGSLVAAVGSYADAKFHRGKWLVRIEDVDLQRTVPGVAGQILDTLEKLGMEWDEEVIYQSQRFEAYREALEVLGKQGVLYPCSCSRKEIVDSSITSLYGFIYPGTCLNKPASTEHAHVLRVQTHDDLIAFQDRLQGFYTQRLHHDVGDFVLRRADGIYAYQLAVVVDDAAQNITHVVRGADLLDSTPRQIFLQQLLGYATPHYLHLPVVTNAAGEKLSKQTKAAPIDMANALCELVAALRFLGQESPEEILQGDISSFWRWTIENWRVSRIPNGCDIKP, from the coding sequence GTGCAGAACGCTCAACTCATCGGTTCGGATTATCGCGGACGGTTTGCGCCGTCTCCCACCGGACCGTTGCATTTTGGTTCGCTGGTCGCAGCGGTAGGCAGCTACGCCGATGCGAAATTTCATCGCGGCAAATGGCTAGTTAGAATTGAGGATGTCGATTTGCAGCGCACGGTGCCCGGCGTAGCGGGTCAAATTCTCGATACCCTTGAGAAATTGGGTATGGAATGGGACGAGGAAGTCATTTACCAAAGCCAGCGTTTTGAGGCATACCGGGAAGCTTTGGAGGTGCTGGGTAAGCAAGGTGTGCTTTATCCTTGTTCCTGCTCACGAAAAGAAATTGTGGATTCCAGTATCACCAGTTTATATGGTTTTATTTACCCCGGAACTTGTCTGAATAAACCTGCCTCGACAGAGCATGCTCATGTGCTTCGCGTTCAGACCCATGATGACTTAATAGCGTTTCAGGATAGGCTGCAGGGATTTTATACGCAAAGACTGCACCACGATGTCGGTGATTTTGTGTTGCGCCGTGCCGATGGGATTTACGCCTATCAATTGGCAGTCGTGGTTGACGACGCTGCGCAAAATATCACGCATGTCGTGCGCGGCGCCGATCTGCTCGATTCCACACCGCGGCAAATATTTCTGCAACAGTTGCTGGGTTACGCAACACCGCATTACCTGCATTTGCCCGTGGTAACCAACGCCGCCGGTGAGAAACTCAGCAAGCAAACAAAGGCGGCACCCATCGATATGGCGAATGCACTATGTGAATTGGTTGCTGCATTACGTTTCTTGGGACAGGAATCACCGGAAGAAATTTTGCAAGGCGATATTTCTTCTTTTTGGCGCTGGACAATAGAAAATTGGCGTGTGAGCCGGATTCCCAATGGCTGTGATATAAAACCATGA